In the Chroococcidiopsis sp. SAG 2025 genome, one interval contains:
- a CDS encoding response regulator transcription factor translates to MSTVLVVDDSMTEMQVITSCLQRGGLSVQTATSGEEALVKISSQKPDVIILDVVLPGRSGFELCRDLKSEAGTSMIPVVMCSTKGSEMDKFWGMKQGADAYITKPIDQEKLLQTVKQLLK, encoded by the coding sequence ATGAGTACAGTTTTAGTCGTCGATGACTCAATGACAGAAATGCAAGTCATCACTAGTTGCTTACAACGCGGTGGTTTAAGCGTTCAAACAGCAACTAGCGGAGAAGAAGCTTTAGTTAAAATTAGCAGTCAAAAACCAGACGTAATTATTTTGGATGTCGTGCTACCAGGTCGGAGCGGTTTTGAACTTTGTCGCGATCTCAAATCAGAGGCAGGAACGAGCATGATTCCTGTTGTCATGTGTTCCACAAAAGGTAGCGAAATGGACAAATTCTGGGGCATGAAACAAGGTGCAGATGCTTATATTACCAAACCTATCGATCAAGAAAAACTACTGCAAACTGTCAAGCAACTGTTGAAATGA
- a CDS encoding DUF4388 domain-containing protein — translation MMTEPIASHDFVSHLNTLKQERFSGQLLLKSPVGQEWIVYLFLGRILYASGGNHTVRRWYRALKLHCPQVDIQQLKLSAVLSNASNSSDNCWECHLLNAGIEKQQITREQAGKTIAAIVSEVMFDITQAMHVTYQSKTDNIALPQLALLDPGQLLSEVQQVWQLWQKAKVADRSPNKAAVINQPEQLQEQVSPAVYQNLTKLLDGQRTLRDLAVVMNRDVKDVVCSLLPYIQAGLVELIDIPDLAPPVAPAAPATPPSTPSGKGPLIACIDDSPLVCQSMEQILALHNRGMN, via the coding sequence ATGATGACGGAACCGATAGCAAGCCATGATTTTGTCAGTCATCTTAATACTTTAAAACAAGAGAGGTTCAGCGGACAATTATTACTGAAAAGCCCTGTAGGACAAGAGTGGATCGTTTATTTGTTTCTGGGCAGAATTTTATATGCTTCTGGGGGAAATCATACCGTTAGACGTTGGTATAGAGCTTTAAAATTGCATTGTCCGCAAGTTGATATTCAACAGTTAAAACTATCTGCCGTTCTCTCTAACGCTTCAAATAGCTCAGATAATTGCTGGGAATGCCACTTACTCAATGCAGGAATAGAGAAACAGCAAATTACCAGAGAACAAGCAGGAAAAACGATCGCGGCGATTGTCTCTGAAGTCATGTTTGATATCACTCAAGCCATGCACGTAACATATCAGAGCAAGACAGATAACATTGCATTACCACAATTAGCACTACTCGATCCAGGGCAATTATTATCAGAAGTACAACAAGTTTGGCAGCTCTGGCAAAAAGCAAAAGTTGCCGATCGCTCGCCAAATAAAGCCGCAGTTATTAACCAACCAGAACAGCTTCAGGAACAAGTATCGCCTGCTGTTTATCAAAATCTAACTAAATTGCTAGACGGACAGCGGACATTGCGAGATCTAGCAGTAGTTATGAATCGGGATGTTAAGGATGTCGTTTGTTCTTTGCTACCTTACATTCAAGCAGGTTTAGTCGAACTGATTGATATTCCAGATTTAGCACCGCCAGTCGCTCCAGCAGCGCCAGCCACACCGCCATCCACACCTTCTGGTAAAGGACCGCTCATTGCTTGCATAGATGATAGCCCATTAGTCTGTCAAAGCATGGAACAAATTTTGGCATTGCATAATAGAGGTATGAATTGA
- the rfbF gene encoding glucose-1-phosphate cytidylyltransferase translates to MKAVILAGGLGTRLSEETTVKPKPMVEIGGRPILWHIMKIYSASGINDFIICCGYKGYLIKEYFANYFLHMSDVTFDMRFNQMNVHCGYAEPWRVTLVDTGDKTMTGGRLKRVREHIGNETFCFTYGDGVSSVNIKEIVKFHKEQNTLATLTASQPPGRFGAIHLEGDQTKITSFREKPDGDGAWVNSGFFVLEPETIDLIEDDNTVWEQEPLQKLAQMDELSAYKHPGFWQPMDTLRDKHLLEELWNSGNAPWKVW, encoded by the coding sequence ATGAAAGCAGTCATACTGGCTGGAGGGCTTGGGACTCGTCTGAGTGAGGAAACCACCGTCAAACCAAAGCCGATGGTGGAGATTGGTGGCAGACCGATCTTGTGGCACATTATGAAAATTTACTCTGCCTCTGGTATTAATGATTTTATTATCTGTTGCGGTTACAAAGGATACTTAATTAAGGAATACTTTGCTAACTATTTTTTGCATATGTCAGACGTAACGTTTGACATGCGTTTCAATCAAATGAACGTTCACTGCGGTTATGCCGAGCCTTGGCGAGTCACTCTAGTAGATACGGGTGATAAAACCATGACTGGTGGAAGACTCAAGCGCGTTAGAGAACATATTGGTAATGAAACTTTCTGCTTCACCTACGGTGACGGCGTGAGTAGCGTAAATATCAAAGAGATAGTCAAATTTCACAAAGAGCAAAATACTTTAGCAACTCTAACTGCCAGCCAACCGCCGGGACGCTTTGGTGCAATTCATCTGGAAGGAGATCAGACCAAGATTACTAGCTTTCGAGAAAAACCAGATGGCGATGGAGCATGGGTCAATAGTGGTTTCTTTGTTCTAGAACCAGAAACGATTGACTTGATTGAAGATGATAATACAGTTTGGGAACAAGAACCATTACAAAAACTGGCGCAGATGGATGAGCTATCAGCCTACAAGCACCCTGGTTTTTGGCAACCGATGGATACGCTGCGAGACAAACACCTGCTTGAAGAACTTTGGAATAGTGGCAACGCTCCTTGGAAGGTATGGTAG
- the lhgO gene encoding L-2-hydroxyglutarate oxidase, with protein MNNNLTYDFAIVGGGIVGLATAMTLGDCYPDAKILVLEKENDWASHQTGNNSGVIHSGIYYKPGSFKARFCREGSRSMVEFCQQHDIPHEVCGKVIIATTTAQLPLLDNLYERGIANGLGVRKLSAAEVAEYEPHVSCLAGIHVPTTGIVDYKKVAQKYVEIIQAQGGELKLGTKVERIRHTSNTTVLDTNSGSFETKFTINCAGLQSDRIAKKSGADPQAKIVPFRGEYYELVPEKRYLVKGLIYPVPNPAFPFLGVHFTRMIDGSVHAGPNAVLSFKREGYHKTDFDFKDLAEVLTYPAFWKLAAKHADEGIKEIVRSWSKAAFVRSLQQLIPEVREQDVVPTHAGVRAQALKADGSLVDDFLLVPGKNAMHVCNAPSPAATSSLEIGKAIVAAISQSSSQANTVKV; from the coding sequence ATGAATAATAATCTCACGTATGATTTCGCGATCGTTGGTGGTGGGATAGTAGGGTTAGCTACAGCCATGACGTTAGGCGATTGCTATCCCGATGCCAAAATTCTAGTCTTAGAAAAAGAAAACGATTGGGCATCTCATCAAACTGGAAACAACAGCGGCGTAATCCACTCGGGCATTTACTACAAGCCAGGTAGCTTCAAAGCTAGATTCTGTCGAGAAGGCAGTCGCTCGATGGTAGAGTTCTGTCAGCAGCACGATATTCCTCATGAAGTTTGCGGCAAAGTCATTATTGCCACGACTACCGCGCAACTGCCATTACTAGATAATCTTTATGAAAGAGGTATAGCTAATGGCTTGGGCGTGAGAAAGTTGAGTGCGGCAGAAGTTGCGGAATACGAACCGCATGTCAGCTGTTTGGCAGGAATCCACGTCCCTACAACCGGAATCGTTGACTACAAAAAGGTTGCGCAGAAGTATGTCGAAATAATTCAAGCTCAGGGTGGAGAATTAAAGCTCGGTACTAAGGTAGAACGAATCCGACATACGAGCAACACGACAGTGCTAGACACTAACTCTGGTAGCTTTGAGACAAAGTTTACGATCAATTGTGCCGGACTGCAAAGCGATCGCATTGCTAAAAAGAGCGGAGCCGATCCCCAAGCCAAAATCGTACCTTTTCGTGGCGAATACTACGAACTCGTACCAGAAAAACGCTACTTAGTCAAAGGCTTGATCTACCCCGTACCTAATCCGGCTTTCCCCTTCTTGGGCGTACATTTTACCCGCATGATTGATGGCAGCGTTCACGCTGGACCTAATGCAGTCTTGAGTTTCAAGCGCGAAGGCTACCACAAAACAGATTTTGACTTCAAAGATTTGGCAGAAGTGCTAACCTATCCAGCTTTTTGGAAGCTAGCTGCAAAACACGCCGATGAAGGAATTAAAGAGATCGTTCGTTCTTGGAGTAAAGCTGCCTTTGTCAGGAGTCTACAACAATTGATTCCAGAGGTGCGAGAACAAGATGTCGTGCCAACTCACGCGGGAGTGAGAGCGCAAGCACTCAAAGCTGATGGTAGTTTGGTGGATGATTTTTTACTCGTGCCAGGAAAAAATGCTATGCACGTTTGTAATGCCCCTTCCCCAGCCGCTACCTCTTCGCTAGAGATTGGTAAGGCAATTGTTGCGGCAATTTCCCAATCCTCCTCCCAGGCAAACACAGTCAAAGTATAG
- a CDS encoding NAD-dependent epimerase/dehydratase family protein, which produces MKVLVTGTEGYLGCLLPPLLIKRGHEVLGVDTGFYKVGWLYNGTETTAQTLNKDIRHITTEDLQGVEAIVHMAELSNDPTGQLAPNITYDINHKGSVRLANLAKAAGIRRFVYMSSCSVYGVATEGDVTEASPVNPQTAYAECKALVERDLTAMADDSFSPTFMRNATAFGASPRMRFDIVLNNLAGLAWTTKEIKMTSDGTPWRPLVHALDICKAIICALEAPRDIVHNQIFNVGDTAHNYQVREIAEIVAEAFPGCQVSFGDSGSDNRSYRVSFEKINSTLPGFKCEWDARRGAKQLFELFSGIQMTADVFTSRGFTRLKQLEYLLQTGQLDKDFFWNQPK; this is translated from the coding sequence ATGAAAGTATTAGTTACGGGTACAGAAGGATATTTAGGCTGTTTACTACCACCACTATTAATCAAACGGGGACATGAAGTTCTAGGAGTAGACACCGGATTCTACAAAGTTGGCTGGTTGTACAACGGGACTGAGACGACGGCTCAAACCTTAAATAAAGATATTCGCCACATCACTACAGAAGATTTGCAGGGTGTAGAGGCGATCGTTCATATGGCAGAATTGTCCAACGATCCTACCGGACAGCTCGCACCCAATATTACTTATGACATTAACCACAAAGGTTCAGTACGGTTAGCAAACTTAGCCAAAGCTGCTGGTATTCGTCGTTTCGTGTACATGTCCTCTTGCAGCGTCTACGGTGTTGCCACCGAGGGAGATGTGACAGAGGCTTCTCCCGTGAATCCGCAAACTGCCTATGCCGAGTGTAAGGCTTTAGTAGAGCGGGATTTAACGGCAATGGCAGATGACAGCTTCTCGCCTACATTCATGAGAAATGCTACAGCATTTGGTGCTTCGCCACGGATGCGCTTTGATATCGTCCTGAATAATTTAGCTGGATTAGCATGGACGACAAAGGAAATCAAAATGACGAGTGACGGTACGCCTTGGCGACCTTTAGTACACGCGCTGGATATATGTAAAGCGATTATTTGTGCCCTAGAAGCGCCGCGGGACATCGTTCACAATCAAATCTTCAATGTCGGGGATACGGCGCACAATTACCAGGTACGAGAAATTGCCGAAATTGTGGCAGAAGCTTTTCCTGGCTGTCAGGTTAGTTTCGGGGACAGTGGATCGGATAATCGCAGCTACCGAGTCAGTTTTGAGAAGATTAACTCTACCTTACCAGGGTTTAAGTGTGAGTGGGATGCACGGCGGGGAGCAAAACAGTTATTTGAGTTGTTTAGTGGAATTCAAATGACTGCTGATGTATTTACTTCCAGAGGGTTTACTCGCTTGAAGCAATTGGAGTATCTATTGCAAACAGGACAGTTGGATAAAGATTTCTTTTGGAATCAACCGAAATAA
- a CDS encoding class I SAM-dependent methyltransferase, protein MSKKCRFCGNELRYTFANLGMSPIANDNLTSEHLNRAEKFYPLHTYVCDRCLLVQLEEFESPEHIFGDGDYAYFSSYSESWLRHAKAYTELMVERFKFNAASQVVEIASNDGYLLQYFHQKGIPVLGVEPAANTAKAAAEKGIPTWVKFFGVNTAKEMVAEGKSADLLLGNNVLAHVPDVNDFIGGMKIVLKQNGILTMEFPHLLQLMQQNQFDTIYHEHFSYYSFITVEKMFAAHGITLFDVEELPTHGGSLRIYGKHSDAVEPALSNRVKQLKAKEAAAGLEDIETYLTFGEQVKATKRKLLKFLIEAKSQGKTIAAYGAPAKGNTLLNYCGVGKDFIDYTVDRSPYKQGLFLPGTHIPILHPDKIRETQPDYVLILPWNLKEEIMTQMAYIAEWGGQFVVPIPEVRVYPAIQQQVLSTIAS, encoded by the coding sequence GTGAGTAAAAAGTGTCGTTTTTGTGGCAACGAACTGCGATATACCTTTGCAAATTTAGGTATGTCACCTATAGCAAATGATAATTTAACTTCAGAACACTTGAATCGCGCCGAGAAGTTTTATCCACTCCATACATACGTCTGCGATCGCTGTCTTCTGGTACAGTTAGAGGAATTTGAATCTCCAGAACACATTTTTGGTGACGGCGACTATGCTTATTTTTCTTCTTACTCCGAAAGCTGGCTTAGACATGCCAAAGCTTATACTGAGTTGATGGTAGAAAGATTCAAGTTTAATGCAGCCAGCCAAGTAGTCGAAATTGCTAGCAACGACGGTTACTTGCTGCAATATTTTCATCAAAAAGGCATTCCAGTACTAGGAGTAGAACCAGCGGCAAACACCGCTAAAGCAGCAGCTGAAAAAGGAATTCCGACTTGGGTAAAATTCTTTGGCGTAAACACGGCTAAAGAAATGGTTGCAGAAGGAAAATCGGCAGACCTATTGTTGGGAAATAACGTTTTGGCTCACGTCCCCGATGTGAATGACTTTATCGGTGGCATGAAAATTGTCTTGAAGCAAAATGGCATCTTGACAATGGAATTTCCTCACTTACTGCAATTGATGCAGCAAAATCAGTTTGACACGATTTATCACGAGCATTTTTCTTACTACTCCTTCATTACAGTAGAGAAAATGTTTGCCGCGCATGGGATAACGTTGTTTGATGTCGAAGAACTCCCGACGCATGGCGGTTCTTTACGAATTTACGGCAAGCATAGCGATGCAGTAGAGCCAGCACTTAGCAACCGCGTCAAGCAACTGAAGGCAAAAGAAGCGGCTGCTGGGTTGGAAGATATTGAAACTTACTTGACATTTGGCGAACAAGTTAAGGCAACCAAGCGCAAGCTGCTGAAATTTCTGATCGAAGCTAAATCTCAAGGAAAGACGATCGCTGCTTACGGTGCGCCAGCTAAAGGCAATACCCTACTGAATTACTGCGGCGTGGGCAAAGACTTCATCGACTACACTGTAGATCGCAGTCCTTATAAACAAGGTTTATTCCTACCTGGAACTCATATTCCAATTCTGCATCCAGATAAAATCCGCGAAACACAGCCCGATTACGTGTTGATTTTACCCTGGAATTTGAAAGAAGAGATTATGACCCAGATGGCATATATTGCTGAATGGGGTGGACAGTTCGTCGTGCCGATTCCAGAAGTACGAGTTTATCCAGCGATTCAGCAACAGGTTTTGTCTACTATAGCGAGCTAA
- the rfbC gene encoding dTDP-4-dehydrorhamnose 3,5-epimerase has product MLFTETALQGAYIIDIEPKEDSRGFFARTFCDREFAALGLEITNVQCSIAFNHKKGTLRGMHYQAAPATEAKLVRCTQGAIYDCIVDLRLDSPTYLSHICVELTADNHRALYIPEMFAHGYQTLDDNTEIAYQMNKSYTPGYERGLRYNDPILDIQWQLPVSEISRKDLEWDLLETVLIK; this is encoded by the coding sequence ATGCTTTTTACTGAAACGGCGCTCCAAGGAGCGTACATCATTGACATAGAGCCAAAAGAGGATAGTCGGGGGTTTTTTGCGCGGACTTTTTGCGATCGCGAATTTGCTGCGCTTGGCTTAGAAATTACTAACGTCCAGTGCAGCATTGCCTTCAATCATAAAAAAGGTACGTTGCGAGGAATGCATTACCAAGCGGCTCCAGCAACAGAGGCAAAGTTAGTTCGCTGCACTCAAGGAGCAATCTACGATTGTATTGTCGATTTGCGCCTCGATTCTCCCACATACTTATCTCATATCTGTGTGGAGTTGACTGCCGATAATCATAGGGCGCTATACATTCCAGAAATGTTCGCTCACGGCTATCAAACTCTTGACGATAATACAGAGATAGCGTATCAGATGAATAAGTCTTATACGCCTGGATACGAGCGGGGGTTGCGCTACAACGATCCGATTTTGGATATTCAGTGGCAGCTACCAGTCAGCGAAATTTCTCGCAAAGATCTGGAATGGGATTTGCTAGAAACGGTTTTAATTAAATAG
- a CDS encoding NDP-sugar synthase, whose amino-acid sequence MATYNYNPQQEVIGLLPAGGQATRISPLPCSKELYPIGFRSQVDGSLRPKVVSHYLLEKMQTAGIRKAFFLLRPGKWDIPAYFGDGDIVGLDLGYLVVGLPFGVPYTLDRAYPFVKDAAIAMGFPDILFQPNDTYKRLLTRLYAGNADVAINLLPLEHSHKGGMVDFDDRGWVRQIIEKPAQSELQYSWCAAVWKPSFTEFLHQFVAKLEIERHNNSCPPREVPIGDVFQAAIDAGLQVEAEICDRRAYLDIGTPADLQRAIRYLTSEKM is encoded by the coding sequence ATGGCAACTTATAACTACAATCCACAGCAGGAAGTCATCGGGCTGTTACCAGCAGGGGGACAAGCAACCCGCATTTCTCCCTTGCCTTGTAGCAAGGAATTGTATCCGATTGGCTTTCGCTCTCAAGTAGATGGTAGCCTGCGTCCCAAAGTTGTATCTCATTACTTGCTGGAAAAGATGCAAACGGCAGGGATTCGGAAGGCTTTCTTTCTCCTACGCCCTGGAAAATGGGATATTCCTGCCTATTTTGGTGACGGCGACATCGTAGGTTTGGACTTAGGCTATCTGGTAGTAGGTTTACCCTTTGGCGTGCCATATACCCTCGATCGCGCGTATCCTTTTGTTAAAGATGCAGCGATCGCGATGGGGTTTCCCGATATTCTCTTTCAACCAAATGATACCTACAAGCGTTTGCTGACAAGGCTTTATGCTGGCAATGCAGATGTAGCAATCAACTTGCTACCGCTGGAGCATTCGCACAAAGGTGGTATGGTTGACTTCGACGATCGAGGATGGGTAAGGCAAATTATTGAAAAACCCGCCCAAAGTGAATTGCAATACAGCTGGTGTGCTGCTGTCTGGAAACCAAGTTTTACAGAGTTTCTTCATCAGTTTGTTGCTAAGTTAGAAATAGAGCGACACAATAATTCTTGTCCACCTCGCGAAGTTCCGATTGGAGATGTTTTTCAAGCAGCCATTGATGCTGGTTTGCAAGTAGAAGCAGAAATCTGCGATCGCCGAGCGTACTTAGATATCGGTACTCCAGCAGATTTACAGCGAGCCATACGCTACTTAACATCTGAGAAAATGTAG
- a CDS encoding DUF4910 domain-containing protein — translation MIQVSPSIHNLSYLRKSLNSNDIGRQIYQMISRLYPICRSITGNGVRETLKIIQEQIPLEIAEISTGTEVFDWTIPKEWNIKDAYIKNSKGRKIVDFQKCNLHVVNYSVPVHKTVSLSELKAHIHTLPEYPDRIPYRTSYYKETWGFCLSHTQFLSLEDEEYEICIESSLEPGYLTYGEYYLPGETPEEILISCHTCHPSLCNDNLSGISLATLLAKHLSQIQQRRYSYRFLFIPGTIGSVTWLALNEQNVNKIAHGLVVTGVGDAGKYTYKRSRRGDTQIDRAAIHVMQHSGLEYQVIDFFPYGYDERQYCSPGFNLPVGCFMRSSHGQYSEYHTSADNLSFVQPEYLGDSFAKFLSILHVLENNRIYLNQNPKCEPRLGKRGLYRAVGGHAEEQVNELALLWVLNLSDGEYSLLDIAERSQLSFDVIKQAADALAGCELLKAKPQNQL, via the coding sequence ATGATTCAAGTTAGTCCGAGTATTCATAACTTATCTTATTTAAGGAAATCTCTCAACTCAAACGATATAGGACGACAAATTTATCAAATGATATCTCGATTATATCCAATTTGTCGTAGTATTACAGGTAATGGAGTCCGAGAAACCCTAAAAATTATTCAAGAACAAATTCCTCTAGAAATAGCAGAAATTTCTACAGGCACGGAAGTTTTTGACTGGACGATACCAAAAGAATGGAATATTAAAGATGCGTATATCAAAAATTCAAAAGGGAGGAAAATTGTAGACTTCCAAAAATGCAATTTACATGTCGTGAACTATAGCGTTCCAGTACATAAAACTGTCAGCTTATCTGAATTAAAAGCACATATACATACACTGCCAGAATATCCCGATCGCATCCCATATCGAACTTCATACTATAAAGAAACTTGGGGTTTTTGCTTAAGTCACACACAATTTTTATCGCTGGAAGATGAAGAATACGAAATTTGTATCGAGTCGAGTTTAGAACCTGGATATTTGACCTATGGTGAATATTATTTACCAGGTGAAACGCCAGAAGAAATTTTAATTTCTTGCCATACCTGTCATCCATCTTTATGTAACGATAATCTTTCCGGCATATCGTTAGCTACATTGTTAGCTAAACATCTCAGTCAAATTCAACAACGAAGATACTCTTATAGATTTCTGTTTATTCCAGGTACGATTGGTTCCGTAACCTGGTTAGCTTTAAACGAGCAAAATGTTAATAAAATTGCTCACGGCTTAGTTGTTACTGGCGTAGGTGACGCAGGAAAATATACTTATAAAAGAAGTCGTCGGGGTGACACCCAGATAGATCGAGCTGCAATCCACGTCATGCAACACTCTGGCTTGGAATATCAAGTTATTGACTTTTTTCCCTACGGCTACGACGAACGGCAATATTGTTCTCCCGGATTTAATTTGCCAGTAGGTTGTTTCATGCGATCCTCCCACGGTCAGTATTCTGAATATCATACCTCCGCAGATAATTTGAGCTTCGTGCAACCAGAGTATTTAGGTGACTCGTTCGCCAAATTCTTGTCAATTTTGCACGTATTAGAAAATAATCGCATTTACTTAAATCAAAATCCTAAATGCGAACCACGCCTGGGTAAAAGAGGACTGTACAGAGCTGTAGGCGGTCATGCAGAAGAACAAGTGAATGAGCTAGCTTTGTTATGGGTTCTCAACTTATCTGATGGCGAATACAGTTTATTAGACATAGCCGAGCGATCGCAACTCAGTTTTGATGTCATCAAGCAAGCAGCAGACGCTCTAGCGGGCTGCGAGCTGTTGAAAGCTAAGCCCCAGAACCAGCTATGA